Genomic window (Bacteroidales bacterium):
AGAACTTTTATCCGGTTATCAAATCCCGGATTCAATAATTGATAAAGCCGGATTTTGGTTCCTCTCCTATTTTTAAGGGCGGGATAAAAAATAAAATAATCCCCGATTACCTTTCCGTCCAGGTCCATTGTCCATCCGTTGACTGATATAGTTCTCCCGTGCAGCATGCCATAGCTACCAGCTCTGCTTGTTGATTTAACCCAGAAAGAAGAAATTTCATCAGCATGGTATTTTTTCCATTTCTTGTTCTCAAGCCGAATGATGATCTGAGACAGGTAATTTTCTGAGCTCATCATAATCCCATTGAAGGTTCCTGTAACATCTTCACCTGAGTTAAGCTTAACCACACATGAACTGTTAAACAAGGCTTCGATATGATCAAAATCAAGAGGACTCTGAAATTCTTGTCCGCTGCTTCCTGTAACGAATAGTAATAACAACAAGACAAGACCGGGAATTATGGCCTTTTTCATATTATTAATTGCAGTTGTGCTCAAACCATTCACACGAAAAACCTATACCGGTTATAACTCAATCCCGTAAAGGGCCGGGATAATCACATTTCACAAGAACCTTTTACAAACCGGTATTGAAAGACAGAATACAAGTCTAAGATAATTTAAATATTTGGAATATAAAAGGTTAAATTCTTTAGAAAAGTAATACGTTGATTCAAGTCAACGGATTTAGTATAGTGAATCAAGCATAAGCATGGTCAATATCAATCATTATTAATCTGCATATCAATCCATTACAATTAACTAAGCCGACATAACAGCGTAAAAGAAATCAAATCGGATCCAATGAAAAAGTTTTACTTCCTTATCCTGGTTCTTTTCGCTGTGACGGGTGTTTATGCGCAGGTACCTGATTCCGTAAAAAAGACGGTTTATGGAGTTGAGGTTAACCAGACTGTCACAGGAAGCGGTTTCGCTTCAGGAACAGAGCTGTTACTTTCAATGAGTGAAAAAGGAAGAAATTTAGCAATAGGTTTCTATTTCTGTTCGGAAGCAAAGAGGTTTACCGGCGTTATAGTTCATCATGAAGTGGCGCTTGTGAGGTTCCCACAAGAAAAAAGGCTGGTACCCTTTGCTTTTTATCATTGCATTTACAGGATCACAAAAGTCGGCAAAAGTGGATCCGATTCCCTTATTAACAGTTTCGGAACTTATAAAAGCTTTGAACACCATTTGGGTGCGGGCATTCATGCCCGCATTACAAATGGCATATATCTTACTGCTGCAGTGGGTTATGGGTTATACCTTGGCTCTATAAAGAAACCGGAAATCCTTCCCGTGACAGGAGAAAAAATAGGGTCCAACGGTTTTGCACCAATAGCCAGTATCGGCTTCGGTTTAAGGTTCTGAGCTATTCCAGTTCTGACCTGATTCTGCTAATTACCTGTTCAATCTTGATGGGCTTGGCTATAAAGCCTGCAGCTCCGAGTGATTCTGTCAAAGCAATCGATTCCTTTGAATCAAAAGCCGAAACTACAATTATTTTAACTCCTCCCAATTTCAGCTCATCCCTCATTTTGAGGAAATCATAACCTGAAACCTGGGGCATACTCAAATCCAGGAGAATCAGATCAGGTGAAAGTTTCTCTAAAATCTTCTTGGCTTCATCCACACTCTTTGCGGAATAGCACTCAAATCCCGCATCTTTTAGAGCATACTCAAGTAAAAGCAAAGCCGTTAATGAATCGTCAATACAAAGAATCTTTTTCTTCATGTGATTTTTTGAGAGTCGACTGCTAAGCTACAAAAAAGAAATAAATTGTGACCTTTATTGATTAGGATAATTGATAAATGACCGAAATGTGTAAATTTACTTTGTTAAATGCAAACCGGCTTGATGGCAACTGAGTGTATAATACCAGCGTATAGTGTATTAACTGATGATCAGATCCGGAAGATCAATTCGGCGTGTGTTCCGGTTAAACACCGGAAAGGAGAATTGTTGTTCGGGCAGGACCGGCCTGTATCTCATTTGCTTTATGTTAAATCAGGTTTGATTAAAATTCACCGGGAAAGTACAAATAACAAAACAGTGATTGTCAAGATCGTGGGTCCGGACCGTTATCTTGGCCTGCTTTCGATATTTTATGATTTGAAATACCAGATATCTGCCACTGTAATTGAAGAAAGTGAACTCGTTTATATAAACATCCAGGCTCTTAAAGACCTGATCAGTGAAAACGGGCAATACGGTCTCAAAATCCTTGAACAGTCAAGTAAGGAAGGCGTTTATCTTTTAAATAAACTGTCAGTTTTCCACCAGAAACAGGTACCCGGCAGAATGGCCGAATTATTGCTTTCATTCAGTACCGAAGTATATAATAATAACGAATTTACATTGCCCCTTTCAAGGCAGGAGCTTGCAGACTACGTATATTCAACCAAAGAAAGTGTAAGCCGGACATTAACCGAATTTAAAAATGATCGTATGATCGATATTGAGGATCGCAAGGTCATACTTAAAAGTATTGACCTGCTTAAAATTTTGAGTAAACTCGGTTGATCATTACTTATTAATTTTTTGTTTCACTTTATCTATGACTGAAAAAACTTTTTTCCGTTGGACAGATTCTATGAGTGTTCAATCTGTTGAAATTGACAATCAACATAAAGAACTCATTAAAATGCTGAATGAATTGTACGATGCTTTTATGAAAAAGGAACATAAAATAAAAGCCGGAGCCATTGTAGACAGGATGTGGGCGTATACCAACTATCATTTCACCACCGAGGAGAAGTATTTCAGCATGTTTAATTATGCAGGTGCTGAAAGCCACATCAAAGAACATGAGCTGTTCCGCAGCAAAGTGGAGGAATTCATGGACAAGTTCAAGAAAAATCACAGTGCATTAACCTACGACCTGATGAACTTTTTAAGAAGCTGGCTTAATAACCAC
Coding sequences:
- a CDS encoding bacteriohemerythrin — its product is MTEKTFFRWTDSMSVQSVEIDNQHKELIKMLNELYDAFMKKEHKIKAGAIVDRMWAYTNYHFTTEEKYFSMFNYAGAESHIKEHELFRSKVEEFMDKFKKNHSALTYDLMNFLRSWLNNHIMETDQKYVLCFTHNGVK
- a CDS encoding Crp/Fnr family transcriptional regulator, which gives rise to MQTGLMATECIIPAYSVLTDDQIRKINSACVPVKHRKGELLFGQDRPVSHLLYVKSGLIKIHRESTNNKTVIVKIVGPDRYLGLLSIFYDLKYQISATVIEESELVYINIQALKDLISENGQYGLKILEQSSKEGVYLLNKLSVFHQKQVPGRMAELLLSFSTEVYNNNEFTLPLSRQELADYVYSTKESVSRTLTEFKNDRMIDIEDRKVILKSIDLLKILSKLG
- a CDS encoding response regulator: MKKKILCIDDSLTALLLLEYALKDAGFECYSAKSVDEAKKILEKLSPDLILLDLSMPQVSGYDFLKMRDELKLGGVKIIVVSAFDSKESIALTESLGAAGFIAKPIKIEQVISRIRSELE